The following coding sequences lie in one Prionailurus viverrinus isolate Anna chromosome X, UM_Priviv_1.0, whole genome shotgun sequence genomic window:
- the LOC125156943 gene encoding 60S ribosomal protein L28-like, translating into MFPQGIEVIRPATGGVWVLRGPRSRLVISKSAARFVVVVVVVVVCDGMWLLVPRPVPRGQVSGSMVVFGENGSLFCSPLETRHVTSEIERNKQTFSTDPNNPKARKSSNDNGLIHLYTVGMKSGADGKRVVVVTKRRSLQGKPTTPYLWTTTNKNARATLGSIGQRIHKNKDHPDPYVVAIRTASAIPRRQKPVTVKRKRPAPPRAPEHLPPTSKPYCGKSRLLQ; encoded by the exons ATGTTCCCGCAAGGCATTGAAGTGATCAGGCCTGCAACTGGCGGCGTGTGGGTTCTCCGCGGGCCCCGGAGTCGCCTCGTCATCAGCAAAAGTGCCGCACG CtttgtcgtcgtcgtcgtcgtcgtcgtcgtgtGTGATGGCATGTGGCTGCTGGTGCCTCGTCCTGTCCCCCGTGGCCAGGTGTCGGGGAGCATGGTTGTTTTCGGGGAAAATGGCAGCCTTTTCTGTTCACCTCTGGAAACGCGACACGTCACATcagaaat agagagaaacaagcagaCGTTCAGCACTGACCCCAATAACCCGAAGGCTCGCAAGTCCTCTAACGACAACGGGTTGATTCACCTCTACACTGTGGGCATGAAGTCTGGGGCTGATGGCAAACGGGTAGTGGTGGTCACGAAGCGGAGATCCCTCCAGGGAAAACCCACCACCCCCTACCTGTGGACCACCACGAACAAGAACGCCCGGGCCACCCTCGGAAGCATCGGGCAGAGGATCCACAAAAACAAGGACCACCCAGATCCGTACGTGGTCGCCATTCGCACAGCCAGCGCCATCCCTCGCCGCCAGAAGCCTGTGACGGTGAAGAGGAAGAGGCCCGCCCCACCAAGAGCTCCTGagcacctgccccccacctccaaa CCTTATTGCGGCAAGAGCCGACTGTTACAATGA